In a genomic window of Glycine max cultivar Williams 82 chromosome 13, Glycine_max_v4.0, whole genome shotgun sequence:
- the LOC106795499 gene encoding disease resistance protein RUN1: protein MQPFSRLVEPFKYHVFLSFRGKDTRFTFTGNLYRALQDRGFRVFMDDQKIDKGKKISQELPKAIKESRIYIIVLSENFASSWYCLVEVVMILDEFAKGKGRWIVPIFFYVDPSVLVRTYEQALADQRKWSSDDKIEEWRTALTKLSKFPGFCVSRDGNIFEYQHIDEIVKEVSRHVICPIGLDEKIFKVKLLLSSGSDGVRMIGICGEAGIGKTTLAHEVFHHADKGFDHCLLFYDVGGISNQSGILSILHGKRVFIIFQDIKHFKQLEDIRELTKQLGSGSKVIITAQDKHLLDRYGIGFESICEIKGFSDSEADRLLEFKVLNSATVSPKYVNILNRIKSYALGHPWTLEVMCSNLSGKSIEECESALLKYESITDRDIQKILEVSFIALEKCQQQMLIHIALYLKDQKLVDVEAELCNKYKVCPRLDIRVLLDKSLIKINHHGQVTLHTSTQEMIKDKASRFEEHGNQEMQFVLNDGSGDWDPMELD, encoded by the exons ATGCAACCCTTTAGCCGCTTGGTGGAACCCTTCAAATATCATGTGTTTCTTAGCTTCAGAGGCAAAGATACACGTTTCACCTTTACTGGCAACCTCTACCGAGCTCTCCAAGATCGGGGATTCCGCGTCTTCATGGATGATCAGAAAATTGACAAAGGGAAGAAAATATCTCAAGAACTCCCCAAGGCGATTAAGGAATCCAGGATTTATATTATCGTTTTATCTGAGAATTTTGCTTCTTCCTGGTATTGCTTAGTTGAAGTTGTTATGATTCTTGATGAGTTCGCTAAGGGGAAGGGTAGATGGATTGTGCCGATTTTCTTCTACGTGGATCCCTCTGTTCTGGTTCGTACTTATGAACAAGCATTGGCTGACCAGAGGAAGTGGTCTAGTGATGACAAAATTGAAGAATGGAGGACTGCTTTGACTAAATTATCTAAATTTCCTGGCTTCTGTGTCAGCAG GGACGGGAATATATTTGAATACCAACATATTGATGAAATCGTTAAAGAGGTCTCTAGACATGTTATCTGCCCAATTGGActtgatgaaaaaatatttaaggttAAATTGCTTTTGTCCTCTGGATCAGATGGAGTCCGCATGATTGGGATATGCGGAGAAGCTGGGATTGGTAAAACAACTTTAGCCCATGAAGTTTTTCACCACGCTGACAAGGGATTTGATCACTGTCTCCTCTTTTATGACGTGGGAGGAATTTCAAATCAGTCTGGAATTTTGTCAATACTCCATGGAAAAagggtttttataatttttcaagatattaaaCATTTCAAGCAGTTGGAAGACATTCGAGAACTAACTAAGCAGCTTGGTTCTGGCAGCAAAGTCATCATTACAGCTCAAGATAAGCATTTGCTTGATAGATATGGGATTGGATTTGAAAGTATATGTGAAATAAAAGGGTTTAGTGATTCAGAAGCTGATCGATTGCTTGAATTCAAAGTTCTTAATTCTGCAACTGTTAGTCCTAAGTATGTGAACATTCTAAACCGAATCAAGTCTTATGCCCTTGGTCATCCATGGACTTTGGAAGTAATGTGTTCCAACTTGAGTGGAAAATCAATAGAAGAATGTGAATCTGCATTACTCAAGTATGAATCTATAACAGATAGAGACATCCAAAAGATACTAGAAGTAAGCTTTATTGCTTTGGAAAAATGTCAGCAGCAGATGTTGATTCACATTGCATTGTACCTCAAAGACCAGAAATTGGTAGATGTTGAAGCTGAACTTTGTAATAAGTATAAAGTGTGCCCCAGATTAGATATTAGAGTGTTGCTTGATAAAtctcttataaaaattaatcaccACGGTCAAGTGACATTGCATACCTCTACACAGGAAATGATTAAAGATAAAGCTTCACGTTTTGAG GAGCATGGAAACCAAGAAATGCAATTTGTCTTAAATGATGGAAGCGGGGATTGGGATCCGATGGAATTGGATTGA
- the LOC100817027 gene encoding disease resistance protein RUN1 — protein MSKAVSESTDIRVYDVFLSFRGEDTRRSFTGNLYNCLEKRGIHTFIGDYDFESGEEIKASLSEAIEHSRVFVIVFSENYASSSWCLDGLVRILDFTEDNHRPVIPVFFDVEPSHVRHQKGIYGEALAMHERRLNPESYKVMKWRNALRQAANLSGYAFKHGDGYEYKLIEKIVEDISNKIKISRPVVDRPVGLEYRMLEVDWLLDATSLAGVHMIGICGIGGIGKTTLARAVYHSAAGHFDTSCFLGNVRENAMKHGLVHLQQTLLAEIFRENNIRLTSVEQGISLIKKMLPRKRLLLVLDDVCELDDLRALVGSPDWFGPGSRVIITTRDRHLLKAHGVDKVYEVEVLANGEALELLCWKAFRTDRVHPDFINKLNRAITFASGIPLALELIGSSLYGRGIEEWESTLDQYEKNPPRDIHMALKISFDALGYLEKEVFLDIACFFNGFELAEIEHILGAHHGCCLKFHIGALVEKSLIMIDEHGRVQMHDLIQQMGREIVRQESPEHPGKRSRLWSTEDIVHVLEDNTGTCKIQSIILDFSKSEKVVQWDGMAFVKMISLRTLIIRKECFSKGPKKLPNSLRVLEWWGCPSKSLPSDFKPEKLAILKLPYSGFMSLELPNFLHMRVLNFDRCEFLTRTPDLSGFPILKELFFVFCENLVEIHDSVGFLDKLEIMNFEGCSKLETFPPIKLTSLESINLSHCSSLVSFPEILGKMENITHLSLEYTAISKLPNSIRELVRLQSLELHNCGMVQLPSSIVTLRELEVLSICQCEGLRFSKQDEDVKNKSLLMPSSYLKQVNLWSCSISDEFIDTGLAWFANVKSLDLSANNFTILPSCIQECRLLRKLYLDYCTHLHEIRGIPPNLETLSAIRCTSLKDLDLAVPLESTKEGCCLRQLILDDCENLQEIRGIPPSIEFLSATNCRSLTASCRRMLLKQELHEAGNKRYSLPGTRIPEWFEHCSRGQSISFWFRNKFPVISLCLAGLMHKHPFGLKPIVSINGNKMKTEFQRRWFYFEFPVLTDHILIFGERQIKFEDNVDEVVSENDWNHVVVSVDVDFKWNPTEPLVVRTGLHVIKPKSSVEDIRFIDPYKPTFL, from the exons ATGTCGAAGGCAGTTTCAGAATCTACTGATATTAGGGTTTACGATGTTTTCCTCAGTTTTAGAGGAGAAGACACTAGACGCAGTTTCACGGGGAATCTCTACAATTGTTTGGAGAAAAGGGGAATCCATACCTTCATTGGCGACTACGATTTTGAGAGTGGAGAGGAAATCAAAGCATCACTTTCGGAGGCGATTGAACATTCGAGAGTTTTCGTTATAGTGTTCTCCGAGAACtatgcttcttcttcttggtGCTTAGATGGACTTGTACGTATCCTTGACTTCACTGAGGATAACCATCGACCGGTTATTCCAGTTTTCTTTGACGTTGAACCGTCCCATGTGAGGCATCAGAAGGGGATCTATGGAGAAGCACTGGCTATGCAtgagagaagactcaaccccgAGTCGTACAAAGTCATGAAATGGAGGAACGCACTGCGTCAAGCCGCTAACTTGTCCGGTTATGCTTTCAAACATGG GGATGGATATGAATACAAGTTGATTGAGAAGATTGTGGAGGACATTTCCAACAAGATTAAGATTAGTCGACCTGTTGTGGATCGCCCAGTTGGCCTCGAGTATCGAATGCTTGAAGTAGACTGGCTTCTGGATGCCACATCCCTTGCTGGAGTACATATGATAGGGATTTGTGGCATAGGTGGCATTGGAAAAACAACACTTGCCCGTGCTGTATACCATTCCGCTGCTGGCCACTTTGATACCTCGTGTTTCCTTGGTAACGTCAGGGAAAATGCTATGAAGCATGGCTTAGTGCATCTCCAGCAAACCCTGCTTGCTGAGATATTCCGTGAGAACAATATTCGTCTGACAAGTGTCGAGCAAGGAATTTCACTAATAAAGAAGATGCTCCCCAGGAAGAGGCTTCTTTTGGTTCTTGACGATGTCTGTGAGCTAGATGACTTGCGAGCTCTTGTTGGAAGTCCTGATTGGTTTGGCCCTGGCAGCAGAGTCATCATTACCACTAGAGACAGACATTTGCTTAAAGCCCATGGGGTTGACAAGGTATACGAGGTGGAAGTTTTGGCCAATGGTGAAGCTCTCGAATTGCTTTGTTGGAAGGCCTTCAGAACCGACAGAGTTCATCCAgatttcattaataaattaaaccGTGCAATCACTTTTGCTTCCGGCATTCCTTTGGCTCTTGAACTTATAGGTTCAAGCTTGTATGGTAGAGGAATAGAAGAATGGGAATCTACTTTGGATCAGTATGAAAAAAATCCTCCTAGAGACATACACATGGCACTTAAAATATCCTTTGATGCTCTGGGTTACCTCGAGAAGGAGGTTTTTCTAGACATTGCATGTTTCTTCAATGGATTTGAATTAGCAGAGATCGAGCATATACTTGGTGCACATCACGGTTGTTGTTTGAAATTTCATATTGGAGCATTGGTGGAAAAATCTCTTATAATGATTGACGAGCATGGCCGTGTTCAGATGCACGATTTGATACAACAAATGGGTAGAGAAATTGTTCGACAGGAATCACCGGAGCACCCTGGCAAACGCAGTAGGTTATGGTCTACTGAGGATATAGTTCATGTTTTAGAAGATAACACG GGAACATGTAAAATTCAAAGTATAATTCTGGATTTCTCCAAATCTGAAAAAGTGGTACAATGGGATGGAATGGCCTTCGTGAAGATGATAAGCCTCAGAACACTTATTATCAGAAAGGAGTGTTTTTCCAAAGGTCCAAAAAAACTTCCAAATAGCTTAAGAGTGCTGGAGTGGTGGGGCTGTCCCTCAAAGTCTTTACCATCCGATTTTAAGCCAGAGAAACTAGCTATACTGAAGTTACCCTATAGTGGCTTTATGTCACTTGAGTTGCCAAACTTTTTGCACATGAgagttttgaattttgacaGGTGTGAATTTTTAACACGGACACCTGATTTATCTGGTTTcccaattttaaaagaattattttttgttttttgtgagaATTTAGTTGAAATTCATGATTCGGTTGGATTCCTAGATAAACTTGAAATCATGAACTTTGAGGGTTGTAGCAAGCTTGAGACTTTTCCACCAATCAAGTTGACCTCTCTTGAAAGCATCAACCTTTCGCATTGTTCAAGTCTTGTGAGTTTTCCTGAAATATTAGGAAAGATGGAAAACATAACGCATCTTTCTTTGGAGTACACTGCCATAAGTAAATTACCAAATTCAATTAGAGAACTTGTCCGACTTCAAAGTTTAGAACTGCACAACTGTGGAATGGTTCAGTTACCGAGTAGCATTGTCACATTGCGAGAACTTGAGGTGTTGAGTATTTGCCAATGTGAAGGGTTGCGATTTTCAAAACAGGACGAAGATGTGAAAAATAAGAGCTTACTGATGCCCTCTTCATATTTGAAACAAGTCAATTTATGGTCCTGCAGTATATCTGATGAATTCATTGATACAGGACTCGCTTGGTTTGCCAATGTGAAAAGCTTAGATCTTTCagcaaataattttacaattctTCCTTCATGCATCCAAGAATGTCGCCTTTTGAGGAAACTATATTTGGACTACTGTACGCATCTTCATGAAATTAGGGGGATTCCACCCAATTTAGAAACATTATCTGCAATTCGGTGCACATCCTTGAAAGATTTAGACCTTGCAGTTCCTCTTGAATCCACCAAAGAAGGTTGCTGTTTGAGACAACTTATTTTGGATGATTGTGAGAATCTTCAAGAAATTAGAGGGATTCCACCAAGCATAGAGTTTTTGTCTGCAACAAACTGCAGATCCTTGACTGCCTCATGTAGGAGAATGCTACTGAAACAG GAGTTGCATGAGGCTGGAAATAAGAGATATTCTTTGCCAGGAACAAGGATTCCAGAATGGTTTGAGCACTGCAGCAGGGGACAATCAATTTCCTTTTGGTTTCGTAACAAGTTCCCAGTAATATCTCTCTGTCTTGCTGGACTCATGCATAAGCACCCTTTTGGACTTAAACCTATTGTGTCCATTAATGGCAATAAAATGAAGACCGAGTttcaaaggagatggttttATTTCGAGTTCCCAGTATTAACTGATCATATACTTATATTTGGTGAAAGGCAGATTAAATTTGAAGATAATGTGGATGAAGTAGTTTCAGAAAATGATTGGAATCATGTAGTGGTCTCTGTTGATGTTGATTTCAAATGGAACCCAACAGAGCCGCTTGTTGTGCGGACTGGACTCCATGTAATCAAACCAAAAAGTAGCGTGGAAGATATTCGATTCATTGATCCTTATAAACCCACCTTcttataa